tattaacattgaacactttggtcgacattgacactaatatttggtccaGAGACCTTTAGCTTTCTTAACAGCTAGTAGACGTCTTGGCATGCTTTTTGTTAGTGTTTCACAGAAATCAGGTGGAATTTAATCGCATATCCTCCGTTAATATAcatcataattcaaaatctttaaacaatgaagccgatttcaaagtttcaaagaaaattaattgaaaaatcactgatTGATAGAAGATCCACACGGGAAAtcgcatttcaattaaatataagtcAATCCACAGTACAAAGGGTAAAAAATaagtgcaaaatttccttaaaaataaataaaggtggCCAACCAAAAAAGATGTCTGCGCAAGATACTAGAAGAGTAATTAGATATTTGGGCAGTGGTGAAGCCTCTTCGGCCTCCAAAGCAGCCGTGTTGCTGCGAGGGGATACTGAGAAATCGGTGAGCAAATGGACAGTCCAACGAGCTTTACATCagtccaaatttgttgctgtggagaagaagaagaaaccccTACTTTCTAAGAAGAATATTAGGGCACGActagattttgtaaaaagataTGAGGCATGGACCGAGAAGGATTGGATGAAGGTTATTTGGTctgatgaaactaaagttaacaGATATGCAACAGATGGTCGACATTGGAGCTGGAAACTAGAGGGAGAATCCATGAAACTAAAAGATTTCATTCTGACGGTGAAACATGGGGgaggaaatattaaagcttGGGGCTGTATGTCGAGATATGGGGTTGGaccattgaagaaaatagatGGGATAATGAACCAGCACATCTataaagccattttaaatgatcaCCTAATAGATACTGTTAATAATATGCCTTATCCCATtagcaaagtaattttccaacaagacaacgaccccaaGCATACCGCAAAATCTGTGAAGGAATGGTTGGGTACccaaaaatttcaggttttgcagtggcCGGCACAAAGTCCCGacctaaatcccattgagaattTATGGGCTTACGTGAAATATCATCTGGTCAACGACTACGATTCGCCACCATCTtcacttaaagttttatgggAGAGAATAGAAGAAGTATGGGACCAAATTCCACCTGATTTCTGTGAAACACTAACAAAAAGCTTGCCAAGACGTCTACTagctgttaaaaaagttaaaggtctctggaccaaatattagtgtcaatgtcgaccaaagtgttcaatgttaatattagtggagcaaaactgaaccaacgttatttaggattatttgatgtacctcatttattttcggcaaatgttttgtatggttttaatgttaatgttaatgtactttttgaaaataaaagccttcctttgaatacttgttagatattttgtttatgccaccattaatacgaattttctaagtattgactCAGTTCTGCACCTAACTGTAAGAATAACATCAACATGAGTCGAGAAGTTTACGTCTTGCTATACCATAGTTGAATCATTGGAGTGATCAATGTTATACTGTAGTAAAACTTATGGAAGAACAGTCCATCAATAATTTGGTCTTAAAAGAAGTttagataaattttcaaaaattaataaaattatgattaaattgtttgcttgaatttttcccacaCATATTCTTAAACTTTGATGATTTACCAGAAGTCATCTATAATTAAACGTTCATTATTTGAAGTACtgaataatgttttttgtcattaaaatattatcgTACGAGATGTTAAATACATATCAAATCTTTGTGTCGACATAACAATGAAATTGATAGGCATCTCAGAATGTTTGATAAGAAGGAACGAGTTGATGAAGGAGTTCTAATTCATGTAATATGTATTTCGGAATCAATTTCGTGGCCTCTTGTTGTGCCTGTTGGCACCTGCTTTGGCCAGGTCGGGTCAAGTTTCGTCAATTTCGGTTCAGGTTCGGGCCAGCAAAAAGTATATTAactgtttgaaatttcttaaatttcagATATTTGGCATTTTTAGTTTCCGTTTCATATTTAAtggatttcttaaaaaaaaaataggttggttaaatttattaaatgaatttaattaaaacagcaAATTTAACTTGACAGTTGATTTGGTAAAATTAGTGTATGTTTGTGATAAAACTAGTATGTGGTAAAACTAGTGACatgttttggaaaattaacataaaaacaCGTCCTGTCAATGAAAAGCGATAATTCAAGACATATTTAGCAACAGTAATAACAACATAGAATAATCGAACATCCTTTGTTTATCTGATGGCTTGCTCTGGTACGCGTCTATTCTGATTAGTACATTTACTGaactttattacaaaaatatttacactttattacaaaaaatatttgtcgtAAATATCATACATTTAATAAGAACGCACGTTGGTAACGATCGCTGTGAGAAAATGTGAGTGTTGTATTTGAGAAAATCTAATTTcggaacaaatttaaattcacagacattcaatggaaaatttgttttatgtatcATCGATTTTTAGGTCTTGCCTAAATGCTACAAAATAGGTCACGCggtacaaaaattttattagtgttATACGTGGTGTCATAAAATTAAGACTCGACAATGGAATTTTGCAAACCCATTTTATAACAATGTCACCATTCTGATTACTCGAATATTAGAAATATTGCTGGAATTACTGAATTACTGGAtatattcgtaaaaaaaaaatgtgtctcAGAAGTTAACAGCCTTCAATCCAAAATTTATCTGCATCAAAAAGCGATGACAACTCGCTATATTAATAACGCTCGAAAATTGCTTCTTTATGGAAATACACGGGGTTCAAACGTCATTGTGCAGGTctaaaatattagtaaaataaaaaaaaaacacattttttttgtagttttaccatcagttttgtttttattttccaaaagcTGCTTTCACAGATTTTGAGCTTTTCTGATTTTTCgcaaaccaaataaaatttgacgttTCGCTTTCGAATCTTAATGTTCCATCAAATGCAGCAATATTAGGcgacaataaataattgcaatCAACTAATACTCATTATACCATGAAGAAGGGGCCTTTTTACTCACCCCCATACAGACAACTTCAGCATAATCGAACCAGCTCTCGATACACGCGAATTGTAAccgttttatgtaaatatttgagtGCTCGTATATCTAAGAAAAgatttttacaatatatatttttatgttggttgcattttcaagTATGGCTCGTTACAAATTTCGCATTAATAAATCTCAGTGGTCCACATGCACGCTTTGTGGGTCAATCGGCCacctttttatatattttatctgGAAGTGGCGCCTGTTGATCCAGAAAAAGCCCAACATCTTTAGTCCTGGGTAGAGTCCGGTAAATTTAATCTTTCGCCTCAGTAGGGACATTATTAATGCATAACGTAGGGACTTTtgcgtttaaatttaatatacaaattaagatgttttgtttaatttaatatatggATTTTGAACAATGTCAGTGCCGATTTTAacaatctacagggtgtctctaaaaggtgtgtacaaaattctaccacagatttctgaggtcaaaacatgacgatttaacctaatttaccttagtccaaagtagacggttttcgaaatacagggcgtcaaagtggaaacaaaaaaaagcaaaaaaattcatttctttgttggtaatgctgctatctacagaaaatgtcgtatcgggcggtttttggggataagaaatcagaatccgtttacattttcgatgcacaatgtagagggcgttgtcagcgctcgatgaactctctttaaaagggcataactttttcatcacccggtataaaatttatttacgactaaacttgtgttttcctacatttttgaagaaaaaaaggtctcttgttaaaaatctctacgaagtttccttcttgagatatttgaagcttaaagttcgctgcatgtctcgaacaacaattttaatgtactacatatctattcttacagttggatcgaaaaaaatcaaaacttaaaaataggttacaaattacttgaaaacatagataccaaacataaacacgaaaaaattatacttttagtagatgttggaaatgaccaccattgacttgcatacaaagattaatccgacgcaagaaattaaaatgtactctattcgtcaattcttcgtcgttctttaaaatgtttactgcattttgaattcgtccccatagttcctcttcactatttatggccgtgaagtatatcatggactttagagtcccccataaaaaataatccatcggagttaaatccggtgagcgcggtggccatggtaccggagcatcatttcctctacctATCCATCTTTCTATTCATcatttcttcttcaatttcaGGAACCCTTGTCCTACGTTCCCGTCCATAATTAGCAGTTACAGGAATAAAGCTGCCGGTTTCGCGAAGTCGCCTCTCGATGGCACCAAATGTTTGGTGGTTTGGTATGCGTCGATTTGGAAACCTTTCGTTGTACACCCTAACGCTTTAGCGACcattttcttgacaaaatcCATAAACTAATAACATATTTGTCATTTCTACATTTGTGTaaatttcggccattttaaaaattgaacttgcacaaaacttgaaaaattacacaCAACTTTGAAGCAACTTTAATAATCCACAACACCTATACTACTCATAATAGGTACGAGTAAGTCCAATTTCATTTAAGCAgaataagtaacaaaaaattggtatgcacaaataaaaacatgaagatttaaataaaaagataaGAATTGaagactatttttaagttttgatttttttcgatccaactgtaagaatagatatgtagtacattaaaattattgttcaagacatgcagcgaactttaagcttcaaatatctcaagaaggaagcctcgtagagatttttaacaagagaccttttttccttaaaaaatgtaggaaaacacaagtttagtcataaataaattttataccgggtgatgaaaaaattatacccttttaaagagggtttatcgagcgctgacaacggcttctacattgtgcattgaaaatataaacggattctgatttcttatccccaaaaaccgcccgatacgacattttgtgtagatagcagcattaccaaccatgaaattaatttttttgctttttttgttttcactttgacgccctgtatttcgaaaaccgtccacttttggactaaggtaaattgggttaaatcgtcatgttttgacctcagaaatctgtggtagaattttgtacagatcttttagagacaccctgtataacgtattaaaatatttcacgtGCTCAATTTTGACtttcactttattttttctactcTAAAGCTATTTTTACCAAAAGTAAAGGCATTATGACTGTTTGTAATCAGTATGCAAACTAACTTCTTTGGCATATTAATTTATCTAATCGTATAAATTCGTTCATAGTAATATTacgcaataataattatgcaaatcaatttaaatcaaatattggGGAGTCGTCTTTAAGGTCATTTAGGTAGAACATTTTGttcttaaaaacaaatttttgacgatttcaacaaattaaacTGTCTCGGGCACAACATTTGAATATCAATTTAGAATGATTTTTAATCATTATAAGTTACTCTTTTTTGGGTATTGGATTTTCTGTTATGTCATTTAGGTACCTATTCGaacgaataaataatttaaatgtcgCATGGGACTATTCATCTCAGACACATTAATATTTCCTTCACTAATTAAAGGTCAATACAACCTCATGTACAAAactgtgaaatattttttatcacagGGAATACATAAGTATAGGTAATTGATGTGACTCATAAATGGTTTTTTGTCTTATAAGGCGAATACTGTTTCTGCTTGCGTAATTAAGGTAGTACTCTGACTACgaagtatttaaattaattaagttttacgATTACACGGACATATACATAGTGGTCCACTTCACCGATATTgtcatatatgtatatctttTAGTGTTCGAAATAgatcaaaaaactaaattaggACGTTGTACAAAATCGCGCGATGCTTatcctgaaattttaataaaacgttgAAGATCTACGTTACATCTTCATGTATTGTgtcaatcaattttaattatatttttaaacaaagtcgagcaaaaataataatatttaaccaaaacttcgtattttttttaaatctccgCTGgggttttcatattttaattagaGCAATTTTGAAGGCAATTGCCCTACGTCTGACCTAGTTATCGCGGttcattgtttgaaaaatgacaaaaaaattagtaccGACCCCACAtagatatttttcgaaaaaatgtcgAGATTTTCGATGTGATGTTTATAATATCATTAGACTCATATGGGTCCTATAATGACCGACCATACCCTAGTTATGGTTGGCGaactatgaaaaataatttttttcgaatcgTCATTTACGATACCAAAACACTGCAAAAATTAAGGACCAAAGTAAAGCTGCACTTCGGAAtgtttacaaatttttgtCAAGTGATTTACAGTGTCTTGTATAGCTCGTCGAAACGATTACAACAGCATTTTTAGTCTCGGAAATACACAGTTTTTTCCCCATCCAACCAACTTTGCATCTCTTACAGTCTTCAAGATCCGTGAAATCGTTTCTTAAGTAGAACATCCCGTATATTGAAAACCGTCGTTACCTTGGCTCTTTCTGTTAAATAGGTTTCCGAAATGTCTTTCAATCATTTAACAAACTTCGAACAAGAACTTTTATCTAAACTTATGCACCCACCAATCCAAACTCATCGTCTTTCTCGTTTGGCTTTCACTGGAAATTCCAAATAACATGAACTGatgtaacttttttatgaATGTGTGAGGAGCTAAGTTGATTTTAGGATTTCTCGCCAAATTGGATTACTCTGATATtcgaattttcttcaaaattttgaagcaatttcgCGAATTTCTCTCAAGATTGTCAAATATTGTAAACTAACTTGAACCGTGTCCTGAGTTCCCAGTATGATTGGGGTTCCGACAtaggaaaattatcaaaattgaatatgTATCTGACTCGTATCAGCATGAAAGGGGTTGAATAGCAAATAAATCtataaaagtattatttttctctttttgaaaataggtgacgaggattttttttcatttcatttccaTTCTATCTTTATTCTGTAAGGGTATTTCCGATTGGAATTAGTGAATACGTTACTTGTCAATCAGAATTTATATCGTaaacataattatttacaaGGAGTCAAAAAACGTTTCAATAAACCAGATGTTTcattccattttttattagtCTGTTCACGCTTACAAATTATATCATCATCTTACACGGAACTTTGAGTATtacgattaattaaaaaataataaaacgctAATTATGAACAAATACATTAAGTGTTGTAGATTAATGGGAGCGTTATGTGATAGTGTATACATCTTAAAAATTGTCGTCTTTGATTCGtgtgattttcattttatctcTCGTCTGTGATCATTTATTTCTGGTATTTTGGAAGTCCATAAGCAGAAAAACCTACTGCTTGCACGTCTTGATTATTACTTTCAGCTATTCTCTGTTCAATGAAGTTGGGGTAAACTTGATTTATTGTAGTTGTCGCTTCAGAGTCTGAAGGAACAGCGGTGCTAGCTTCTACTTGTCCTTCAGATTCCGCTGATTCATTGCTTTGAAAGGCAGTGTCTGTCTGGTTGGTTAGACTTCCTTCTTCACTAGCAGGAGCAACTCCACCTCCAAAAACATTCAAAGAATTAAAAGAGGATTTTCCAATTGTTATGGGTGTAACAGAATAGGGGGCCGAAAAGTCTCTGACGAATGAGACCGGTACATTGTCTTGATGGCGTACTTCAGGTGCTGCTTGATCAACGTTCTCAGATATTTTATTGTCTAAATTTATCAAAGTTGGGGTAGACGACTCGACCATACTATTGAGTTTCGCATTAAGAGCTCTGCCAATATTTAAAGGTGAAACAGTGGATGGAAACCCATTTTGTGGTTCGTTTGAAGTAACTTTGGTACCAGCTTGAAGATTAGAAATAATTTGACCACTTGCACCATATTTGCTTTGAATTTCAGCCACTGCAGCTTCAGCTTCTTGCGGGGTTTTGTATTTAATGAAGAATACTTCAGGTTTGGGCGCTTCAGTGCTGGAAGCAGATTGTTGGAAGCGAAGAGTTGGATGAATTTCAGGCTTCTTAACCAAAACGTAAACCAAAGTCTTCTGTTCCAATGGAGGTGCCACCGGTACTGTAATTGTAGTCTTACTGCGGTGAGTGGGTGCTTTGATGAAGATGATTTTGTATGCCTTCTTTTCTGCGCTACGAGGAAGATCGATTTTAGCTTCAATTTCTTGTTCTTCCTCGTCGTCTTCGGGTGCAGCAAAGAAATACAACTGTTTGGTAACTTCAGGCTCTTGACTTTCATCAGATACATCTGTTACAACTCCAAATGCTTCATTAATGCTCCCTCCACTAGTTTGGCGTGTTCCTTGTTGCAGGCCTATCTCGGCATTTGACGATATACTTACTTGAGAATTAACATTCGCATCGTTGTTGAGAGTTGAAGATAATGTTCCCAAAGAATTTAAACCGAGTTTTGGCTGATTTAAAGAAGAGACAAACTGGTAGCTGT
This portion of the Euwallacea fornicatus isolate EFF26 chromosome 4, ASM4011564v1, whole genome shotgun sequence genome encodes:
- the LOC136351017 gene encoding uncharacterized protein is translated as MQIILVALFAGLVCADVSHLNNQLYHKSVVPETNPISSYEVPLSSILGTGGQSLAYSTSGSAQFPLPSVSGPQVNFVSSTQSPAGVVVQSYSDYVNSVPGLGYSTYQVSTPTPVAGVSSFEVSTPAPSVYSSEFQGTSTPSNLLQYPQSLNSYQFVSSLNQPKLGLNSLGTLSSTLNNDANVNSQVSISSNAEIGLQQGTRQTSGGSINEAFGVVTDVSDESQEPEVTKQLYFFAAPEDDEEEQEIEAKIDLPRSAEKKAYKIIFIKAPTHRSKTTITVPVAPPLEQKTLVYVLVKKPEIHPTLRFQQSASSTEAPKPEVFFIKYKTPQEAEAAVAEIQSKYGASGQIISNLQAGTKVTSNEPQNGFPSTVSPLNIGRALNAKLNSMVESSTPTLINLDNKISENVDQAAPEVRHQDNVPVSFVRDFSAPYSVTPITIGKSSFNSLNVFGGGVAPASEEGSLTNQTDTAFQSNESAESEGQVEASTAVPSDSEATTTINQVYPNFIEQRIAESNNQDVQAVGFSAYGLPKYQK